The bacterium genomic sequence TTGAAGTCCTCGAGGCCCGGCGCGTGATTGCGCCTTATCTCAATCCCACGCCGCTTTATTCCTATCCTGGTTTGAGCCATTTGCTCGGCACCACGACTTACGTCAAGCACGAGAACCATCAGCCGGTGGGCGCGTTCAAGATTCGCGGCGGCATCTATTTCATGAGCCGGCTCGCAGAGGATGAAAAACGGCGCGGTGTGATTACCGCCAGCACCGGCAATCACGGCCAGGCCATCGCCTATGCCTCCCGGCTCTTTGGCGTTGCGGCGACCGTCGTGGTGCCGCAGGGCGCCAACCCGATGAAAGTGGAAGCCATTCGCGCCATGGGCGCCAACCTCGTGTTTCACGGGGAGAACTTCGAAGCGGCGCGGCACTTTGCCGAAGCGCACGCCCGGGAAACCGGCGGCCGTTTCATCAGCTCCGGCGATGAACCGTGGTTGATCGCCGGCGCCGGCACCATCACGCTGGAGATCATCGCAGCCTTGCCGGAAGTGGGAACGATCATTGTGCCGGTGGGTGGCGGCAGCGGTGCTGCCGGCTGCTGCATCGTGGCGAAGACGATCAACCCGCAGATTCGCGTCATCGGCGTGCAGGCCGAGAAGGCGCCGGCCGTTTATCTCTCCTGGAAATCGCGCGGGCGCGTGGAAGCCAAGATCGAAACTTTTGCGGAGGGACTGGCCACTGCCGCGCCGTTCGATTTGCCGCTTGCGATCATGCTCGAGCATCTCGACGACTTCGTGCTGGTGAGTGAGGAGGAAATGCGGCAGGCCCTGCGCTTGTTGATCGAACATACCCGCAATCTGCCGGAGGCCGCGGCCGCCGCGCCTCTGGCTGCTGCGCTGAAAATCAAAGCGACGCTCGCGCCCCGGCCGCTGGTGCTGGTGATGAGCGGCGGCAACCTCACCCTGCAGCAATTGCAGCAAGTTTTGGCAAACGCATGACTGAGTTGAGAGAGTTTCGTCCCGGCTTGTGGCTCACCGAGCTGCAACTGGAGGAATTCGCCGTGCGCGGCGCCGTGCTGCTCGGCAACCAACGCGCGGCGGTGTGGGACACGCTCTCGCATCCGCGCGACATGCAGCCGGTGGCGCAATTGCTGGGTCGCCGCGATTTTGTGCTGATTTACAGTCACGCCGATTGGGATCACGTGTGGG encodes the following:
- a CDS encoding threonine/serine dehydratase, whose protein sequence is MQKITLVEVLEARRVIAPYLNPTPLYSYPGLSHLLGTTTYVKHENHQPVGAFKIRGGIYFMSRLAEDEKRRGVITASTGNHGQAIAYASRLFGVAATVVVPQGANPMKVEAIRAMGANLVFHGENFEAARHFAEAHARETGGRFISSGDEPWLIAGAGTITLEIIAALPEVGTIIVPVGGGSGAAGCCIVAKTINPQIRVIGVQAEKAPAVYLSWKSRGRVEAKIETFAEGLATAAPFDLPLAIMLEHLDDFVLVSEEEMRQALRLLIEHTRNLPEAAAAAPLAAALKIKATLAPRPLVLVMSGGNLTLQQLQQVLANA